The proteins below come from a single Necator americanus strain Aroian chromosome V, whole genome shotgun sequence genomic window:
- a CDS encoding hypothetical protein (NECATOR_CHRV.G20355.T1) — protein MEKISVVAQGLSLTYNLYALLVMADNKLANSRNDFFNDTEDGVTLEPSFTADFVRREIEFIKKFRRQVKTEIREAELQEQRENHIGVFVQVKDAIEDLHREFKQYYVEIKGHSRSQSESIHSIKEELRRDFKQCLTEINKRITNQSENINCMREDLHQDKGRSTPPDQAIL, from the coding sequence ATGGAAAAGATCAGCGTTGTTGCGCAAGGGTTGTCCCTGACGTACAATTTGTACGCACTTCTTGTGATGGCTGACAATAAATTGGCAAACTCGAGAAACGACTTTTTCAATGACACGGAGGACGGAGTCACCTTGGAACCCAGCTTTACCGCCGACTTCGTTCGCAGAGAAATCGAATTTATCAAGAAATTTCGGAGACAGGTGAAGACCGAAATCAGAGAAGCTGAGCTTCAAGAGCAAAGAGAGAACCACATCGGCGTCTTCGTTCAGGTTAAAGACGCAATCGAGGATCTCCACCGCGAATTCAAACAATATTATGTGGAAATCAAAGGACACAGCCGGAGCCAGAGCGAGAGCATTCACAGCATCAAGGAGGAACTTCGCCGTGATTTCAAGCAATGCCTCACCGAAATCAACAAACGGATTACTAACCAGAGCGAAAACATCAATTGCATGAGGGAAGATCTACACCAGGATAAGGGAAGATCTACACCACCAGATCAGGCAATATTATAA
- a CDS encoding hypothetical protein (NECATOR_CHRV.G20356.T1), which yields MKESVELIKNSLEKLLATPTCYAPVADQDHAMPKEVAQEKTNSKDWTADTTSEHQDPVGRRNVGEEEVEEDSALYDEYECREQKEACGRTSTYTNERIRQKKERREQLDKRRDKIEEFLRYSRDVPENKSKICLLSVGMPKQRAFE from the coding sequence ATGAAGGAAAGCGTCGAACTGATCAAGAATTCGCTTGAGAAATTGCTGGCAACTCCTACCTGTTACGCACCGGTAGCAGACCAAGACCACGCTATGCCGAAGGAAGTGGCACAGGAAAAGACAAATTCCAAAGACTGGACAGCGGACACTACTTCGGAACATCAAGATCCTGTGGGACGAAGGAATGTCGGAGAGGAGGAAGTTGAAGAAGACTCAGCTCTATATGACGAATACGAATGTAGAGAGCAGAAGGAGGCATGCGGAAGGACTTCAACTTATACCAACGAGagaattcgacaaaaaaaggagCGTAGAGAACAACTAGATAAACGAAGAGACAAGATCGAGGAATTCCTGAGATATAGTAGGGACGTaccagaaaataaaagcaaaatttgTTTACTCTCGGTGGGAATGCCCAAACAAAGAGCATTCGAATAA